In Microvenator marinus, one genomic interval encodes:
- a CDS encoding serine/threonine protein kinase: protein MQGLPQIGDILDETYRIESLLGQGGFGAVYLARQISMDRQVAIKVLVAHAMNVDEMIERFRREVMAVRNLQHPNTIRIYDFRGDREDGLLYYAMEFIKGDTLKDQMKGPLPLDRTIHILRQILKSLSEAHSYGIVHRDLKPANIMIADLHGERDFVKVVDFGIAKIVGQAEEDDDADPLTSAGVLVGTLRYMAPEQITGQGIGPQSDIYALALIGVEMLTGKSVFEGTGRWEVLHKQISDDPVDIPQEVIDSPLGRIFVKALEKKLDRRYTSADEMLQDLNELVQSRGGQVSVPTGLQPVQVPVAAPAQPAPKPADDDATQMVEMAELPQAPAPLPEPQTKPSTPALNPGLSTKLPSNDDTGQIEIPQKKSPIALILVAVLVVAGLGGGAYYFLGMQGTTATPDANASAMVEPETPTTVAAEPVAAEQVEEKWVEVKTPGVVATLFDGETRIDQTPLRVKVEGNEAYVLKADGYIDSPLTLTKDSPASVDVALVANPVPPAEPEVEPPVVEKPAEPEPDRVASKPSEPAAKTKKEPVKTKKQPETKSNDDWVDIKPAEKKPEVPIF from the coding sequence ATGCAAGGCCTGCCCCAGATTGGCGACATTTTAGACGAGACATACCGAATCGAATCTCTTCTCGGACAAGGCGGATTCGGTGCCGTCTACCTCGCGCGCCAGATCTCGATGGATCGACAGGTCGCCATCAAGGTCCTTGTGGCTCATGCGATGAACGTCGACGAGATGATTGAACGCTTCCGGCGAGAGGTCATGGCAGTCCGGAATCTTCAGCATCCAAACACCATCAGGATTTATGATTTCCGCGGGGACCGCGAAGATGGCCTGCTCTACTACGCCATGGAGTTCATCAAAGGGGACACTCTTAAGGACCAGATGAAGGGGCCGCTCCCCCTCGATCGCACTATCCATATCCTCAGGCAAATCCTGAAAAGTCTTTCGGAAGCACACTCCTATGGCATCGTGCACCGCGATTTGAAGCCTGCCAACATCATGATTGCGGACCTTCACGGCGAGCGAGATTTTGTGAAAGTTGTGGACTTCGGGATCGCCAAAATTGTTGGCCAGGCTGAAGAAGATGACGACGCAGACCCGCTGACATCCGCTGGCGTTTTGGTCGGCACACTGCGGTATATGGCCCCCGAGCAAATCACCGGACAAGGCATCGGTCCCCAAAGTGATATCTACGCGCTGGCACTTATCGGTGTGGAAATGCTCACCGGTAAGAGCGTTTTTGAAGGCACGGGTAGATGGGAGGTCCTGCACAAACAAATCAGTGACGACCCCGTCGATATCCCGCAAGAGGTTATCGATTCGCCGCTCGGTAGGATCTTCGTCAAAGCACTCGAAAAAAAGCTCGACAGACGTTACACCTCTGCCGACGAGATGCTCCAAGACCTCAATGAGTTGGTGCAATCTCGTGGGGGCCAGGTCAGCGTCCCAACAGGACTTCAGCCTGTGCAGGTACCCGTAGCAGCGCCGGCACAACCTGCGCCGAAGCCCGCAGACGATGACGCAACGCAAATGGTGGAAATGGCCGAGTTGCCACAGGCCCCGGCGCCACTTCCAGAGCCTCAAACCAAACCATCGACCCCAGCCCTAAATCCGGGGCTGAGCACCAAGCTGCCTTCTAACGACGACACCGGCCAGATCGAGATACCGCAAAAGAAATCCCCGATTGCGCTGATTCTAGTTGCTGTCTTGGTCGTTGCAGGACTTGGTGGTGGAGCCTACTACTTCCTCGGCATGCAAGGCACGACAGCAACGCCCGACGCCAACGCCAGTGCCATGGTTGAACCTGAAACACCTACCACTGTCGCGGCCGAACCCGTTGCAGCCGAGCAAGTCGAAGAAAAATGGGTTGAAGTTAAGACACCCGGAGTCGTGGCGACACTCTTTGACGGAGAGACCCGAATTGACCAAACCCCCTTGCGGGTCAAGGTCGAAGGTAACGAAGCATACGTGCTGAAAGCGGACGGCTACATTGACTCGCCGCTCACACTTACCAAGGACTCTCCTGCTTCCGTAGATGTCGCGCTCGTTGCCAATCCGGTGCCCCCAGCAGAGCCCGAGGTTGAGCCTCCCGTCGTGGAGAAGCCCGCCGAACCCGAACCAGACCGCGTTGCATCCAAACCCTCAGAGCCGGCCGCGAAGACGAAGAAGGAACCGGTCAAGACGAAGAAGCAACCTGAGACCAAGTCCAATGACGACTGGGTCGACATCAAGCCCGCTGAAAAGAAACCCGAAGTTCCGATTTTTTAA
- the purD gene encoding phosphoribosylamine--glycine ligase has product MKVLVLGSGGREHAIAWKLARDGADVWVAPGNPGIAADPEISGCVDLVPTDANQVALWCRENNTDLVVVGPEAPLCAGVADELERQGVKVFGPNRQGARLEASKAFAKEVMLEAGVRTAEYAVFEDLEHALNYVSKRSHPIVIKADGLAAGKGVVIAMTEEESREALVSMMQDRRFEEAGARVVIEQFLQGPELSFMVITDSDTVFPLVTSQDHKRLLDGDEGPNTGGMGAVVPSPHTTPELESRLIEEVIKPVLEVLKRRGVVYRGFLYAGIMLCEDGPYVLEFNVRLGDPETQAILIGMQSNLLEPILAAMDGGLEHLAPGVCSSSALVVMAAEGYPESPQKGAVISGLDLVEGSKVFYSGVKKAEEWTVSGGRVLGVAASAGTPQDALKMAYSDVKKIKWEGVQYRQDIGRL; this is encoded by the coding sequence GTGAAAGTACTAGTTTTGGGCAGCGGAGGTCGCGAGCATGCGATTGCGTGGAAATTGGCCAGAGACGGTGCAGATGTCTGGGTCGCTCCCGGCAACCCCGGAATTGCGGCCGATCCTGAGATCTCTGGCTGTGTAGACCTGGTACCTACGGACGCCAATCAGGTCGCGTTATGGTGCCGGGAAAACAACACGGATTTGGTGGTCGTTGGCCCAGAAGCCCCCTTATGTGCAGGGGTAGCGGACGAACTCGAACGGCAAGGGGTCAAGGTTTTTGGGCCGAATCGTCAAGGGGCTCGTCTTGAGGCTTCAAAAGCTTTCGCTAAGGAGGTCATGTTGGAGGCCGGCGTTAGGACCGCTGAATACGCCGTTTTTGAGGATCTCGAACACGCATTGAACTATGTTTCGAAGCGCTCTCACCCGATTGTAATCAAGGCGGATGGCTTGGCAGCGGGAAAGGGTGTTGTGATCGCGATGACCGAGGAAGAGTCTCGCGAGGCATTGGTTTCGATGATGCAAGACCGGCGGTTTGAAGAGGCTGGAGCGAGGGTCGTAATCGAGCAGTTCTTGCAAGGCCCGGAGCTCTCTTTCATGGTGATCACGGACTCAGATACGGTCTTTCCGCTCGTGACCAGTCAGGATCATAAGCGATTGCTAGATGGTGATGAGGGACCAAACACCGGTGGCATGGGGGCCGTGGTGCCGTCACCTCACACGACACCCGAGCTGGAAAGCCGCCTCATCGAGGAAGTCATCAAGCCAGTCCTAGAGGTCTTGAAGCGCCGTGGGGTCGTTTACCGAGGGTTCCTATATGCGGGAATCATGCTTTGCGAGGATGGCCCCTATGTCTTGGAGTTTAACGTGAGGCTGGGGGACCCGGAGACTCAGGCTATTTTGATTGGCATGCAATCTAACCTCTTGGAGCCGATTCTGGCTGCCATGGATGGTGGACTTGAACACCTAGCTCCCGGTGTGTGTTCGTCGTCGGCCCTGGTGGTGATGGCTGCCGAAGGTTATCCGGAATCCCCCCAAAAGGGGGCAGTGATTTCTGGCTTGGACTTGGTGGAAGGCTCGAAGGTCTTCTACTCTGGAGTCAAGAAGGCCGAAGAATGGACCGTGTCCGGAGGGCGTGTCTTAGGCGTGGCAGCAAGCGCAGGTACACCTCAGGACGCCCTCAAGATGGCGTACTCAGACGTAAAGAAGATCAAGTGGGAAGGTGTTCAATACCGTCAAGACATCGGACGTCTGTAG
- the mtnB gene encoding methylthioribulose 1-phosphate dehydratase, whose protein sequence is MTFDREKASLDMIQAGRAFYQFGWLLGTSGNLSVRASDSTFLITASGKNKGELQTDDFLLCDLRAAPAEPTIHKPSAETLVHSLLYAADPKIGAIFHVHHLDAALCSTRDEAEGETVFEGLEMIKGLDIWDRERISVPIVPNHLEIPKLAEAILGAMTNVPSVMVLRHGFYAWGQNAFEARRHVETLAYLFSYAYRRPMS, encoded by the coding sequence ATGACTTTCGATCGTGAGAAAGCCTCCCTAGACATGATCCAGGCAGGCAGGGCATTTTATCAGTTCGGTTGGCTCTTGGGCACGTCCGGAAATCTCTCCGTGCGTGCCTCAGACTCAACCTTTTTGATCACTGCGTCCGGGAAGAACAAGGGCGAGTTGCAAACAGACGACTTCCTCCTTTGCGACCTCAGAGCAGCCCCGGCTGAACCAACCATTCACAAGCCGAGCGCCGAAACACTGGTCCATTCGCTTCTCTACGCGGCAGACCCAAAGATCGGGGCAATCTTTCACGTTCACCATCTAGACGCTGCACTTTGCTCTACGCGCGATGAAGCTGAGGGTGAGACCGTCTTTGAGGGACTCGAGATGATCAAAGGCCTTGATATCTGGGACCGAGAGCGGATTTCGGTGCCCATCGTCCCTAATCACCTCGAGATTCCAAAACTCGCCGAAGCCATCCTTGGTGCCATGACGAATGTGCCCTCCGTGATGGTCCTGCGGCACGGGTTTTACGCGTGGGGGCAAAACGCCTTTGAGGCGCGGCGGCATGTCGAAACGCTAGCCTACCTCTTTTCCTACGCCTACAGACGTCCGATGTCTTGA
- a CDS encoding serine/threonine protein kinase: MSEGMAQVGDVISNRYRLVEEIGRGGFGVVFRAVQLGMERDVAVKMLHPAGDPKMQEQMKERFKREAMMARNLNHPHTIRQYDFGEAPDGSMYLVLEYLDGRNLVEVIRQDGALGEDRVRAMAPGILKALAEAHAQGIVHRDLKPANIMLCNIYGERDFVKILDFGIAKTVMGDTDLTAAGVALGSPRYMPPELLRGDNPTPASDVYSIAITMAEAIIGKPLLNFENSVEAAQAQLSPEPLKVPEELKASSLWPWLEKALKKELSERYQSADEMLQALDSGVSGLASLNYVLPSSNPRTPVEPEPPLPSTQGEVTPVMTTGSVLVGEVEDDDEDEEDYAPTMRIDADEAIAALSAGQPLNLGGDAVEDDGATQMLSAVDVPSYEEPASAPKVQIPGNTGLDEESDPMEGATEMVDISDVPSLSGSAPTAKFAPVESNPTPSVTPSANLPTPSWSAPAPSPSQGFQPVDHAQNVSQVPGQGVGAPMPFSGAQNNPSQGFPNPGVPGQGPGQINEYRTEFVEYDASKVAPEQKEARNKWLLILAGVVGLLVVGILLIVATFFYLSGRDDKPEVAVTPPVEKKVGSEAPIEAPVEEPKVIDFRVYSVPEGAQVEIEGEEPRTTPARFEFSVDKLPLQVAVTKEGFEPEKVEFTEAGEHTFNLKLTQIEAPEPEPEPEPVAPEPKPKPKPKPKPKPKPKPKQPEIIPLFD, translated from the coding sequence ATGTCTGAAGGGATGGCCCAAGTCGGGGACGTCATTTCGAATCGCTATCGGTTGGTCGAAGAGATTGGCCGTGGGGGCTTTGGCGTTGTGTTTCGTGCGGTGCAGCTGGGGATGGAACGCGACGTAGCAGTGAAGATGCTACATCCTGCCGGCGATCCCAAGATGCAGGAGCAGATGAAGGAGCGTTTCAAGCGCGAAGCCATGATGGCTCGGAATCTGAACCATCCGCATACCATCCGACAGTACGATTTTGGCGAGGCACCGGATGGGTCGATGTACCTCGTTCTTGAGTACCTAGACGGTAGGAATCTCGTCGAGGTTATTCGACAAGACGGGGCGTTGGGCGAGGACCGCGTGCGCGCTATGGCTCCAGGTATCCTGAAGGCACTTGCGGAGGCGCATGCGCAGGGCATTGTTCATCGAGATCTCAAGCCTGCGAATATCATGCTCTGCAATATCTATGGCGAGCGCGACTTCGTGAAGATTCTCGACTTCGGCATCGCAAAGACGGTCATGGGAGATACGGACTTGACCGCAGCGGGCGTAGCGCTCGGCAGCCCGAGGTATATGCCGCCGGAGCTTCTTCGGGGAGACAATCCGACACCAGCGAGTGACGTTTATTCGATCGCGATTACGATGGCGGAAGCCATCATCGGTAAGCCACTTCTAAACTTTGAGAATTCGGTGGAAGCGGCTCAAGCTCAGCTCTCGCCTGAGCCGCTGAAGGTGCCTGAGGAGTTAAAGGCCTCGTCGCTTTGGCCGTGGCTTGAGAAGGCCCTGAAGAAGGAGCTCTCTGAGCGCTACCAAAGTGCTGATGAGATGCTTCAAGCGCTGGACTCGGGCGTCTCGGGATTGGCGAGTCTGAATTACGTCCTGCCTAGCTCGAACCCCAGGACTCCGGTGGAGCCTGAACCGCCACTTCCTTCCACACAAGGAGAGGTGACGCCAGTCATGACCACGGGTTCCGTGTTGGTCGGTGAGGTCGAGGATGATGATGAGGACGAAGAGGATTACGCACCGACCATGCGAATCGACGCGGATGAGGCGATAGCGGCTCTGAGTGCCGGACAACCGCTAAATCTCGGTGGGGACGCGGTTGAGGACGACGGTGCCACTCAGATGCTCAGTGCTGTGGATGTTCCGAGCTACGAAGAGCCTGCGTCGGCGCCCAAAGTACAGATTCCTGGCAATACCGGGTTGGACGAGGAGTCCGACCCGATGGAGGGCGCGACAGAGATGGTGGACATCAGTGATGTCCCATCGCTAAGTGGCTCAGCTCCGACGGCCAAATTCGCGCCTGTGGAGTCCAACCCAACACCGAGTGTTACCCCATCGGCCAACTTGCCGACCCCGTCATGGTCTGCGCCCGCTCCGAGCCCGTCACAGGGCTTTCAGCCTGTGGACCATGCCCAAAACGTTTCTCAGGTGCCGGGTCAGGGTGTTGGCGCTCCGATGCCGTTTTCAGGCGCTCAGAACAATCCGTCTCAAGGTTTTCCGAATCCTGGAGTCCCTGGACAGGGCCCTGGCCAAATCAACGAGTACCGAACTGAGTTTGTGGAGTACGACGCGAGCAAAGTCGCTCCCGAACAAAAGGAAGCGCGCAATAAGTGGCTTTTGATACTCGCCGGGGTCGTGGGCCTCTTGGTTGTGGGTATTTTGCTGATCGTCGCAACCTTCTTCTATCTCTCTGGTCGTGATGACAAGCCAGAGGTTGCTGTGACGCCTCCTGTGGAAAAGAAGGTTGGAAGCGAAGCTCCAATCGAAGCTCCTGTGGAAGAACCAAAGGTCATCGACTTCAGGGTCTACTCTGTGCCGGAAGGCGCTCAAGTAGAAATCGAGGGAGAGGAACCACGCACTACTCCTGCACGATTCGAGTTCTCAGTGGATAAGCTCCCCCTTCAGGTTGCGGTGACCAAAGAGGGTTTTGAGCCAGAGAAGGTTGAGTTCACGGAGGCAGGCGAACACACCTTCAATTTGAAGCTCACTCAGATCGAGGCACCGGAGCCCGAGCCTGAGCCTGAGCCAGTGGCGCCGGAACCTAAGCCGAAGCCTAAGCCCAAACCGAAGCCAAAGCCCAAACCCAAGCCGAAGCAGCCTGAGATCATTCCGCTCTTTGACTGA
- the lysS gene encoding lysine--tRNA ligase, translating to MSDLKAWPYQAAQDAIDKVERETASGQRKREAVLFETGYGPSGLPHIGTFAEVARTTWVRYAYEQMTGKSAQLFAFSDDMDGLRAVPDNIPNTEMLQKHLGKPLCEIPDPFGEEESFSGYMNAKLRRFLDHFGFDYEFKSSKDQYRGGVFNHGLLRILEKYDDVRGIILPTLGQKRDDEGDKSAWSPFMPVCTNCGKVYTTRVEEVYPADGELTYSCSNGFDFKGIQVPACGHRERIPVTDGRVKVGWKVDWALRWYVFGVDFEMYGKDLIESANLSSEIVKVLGGEPPAGFFYEMFLDENGQKISKSKGNGLEIDEWLKYGPLESLSWFIYQNPIKAKKLYFDMIPKSVDDYLSDREKFGQESEDRVNNPIFFLEQPAIRRGESVQYSAGVSYSMLLNLVNVLNTDDSEIVWDYILRYAPSADSDRKTIDDMIDRALQFYRDFIVPTKVYEVPEDEAALEALGALVAALRNPEIQGAEALQSATYSAGKEAGMKLGVWFATMYKLLLGQERGPRLGTFIDLYGKEETLRLLEEKLGPEKWAKVSA from the coding sequence ATGTCAGATCTCAAGGCGTGGCCATATCAAGCGGCCCAAGATGCCATCGATAAAGTTGAACGAGAAACCGCCAGTGGTCAGCGCAAACGCGAAGCGGTGCTCTTCGAGACAGGGTACGGTCCGAGCGGATTGCCACATATTGGAACGTTCGCGGAAGTCGCTCGCACCACGTGGGTGAGGTACGCCTACGAGCAAATGACCGGCAAGTCTGCCCAGCTTTTTGCGTTCTCCGACGATATGGACGGGCTGCGTGCGGTTCCGGACAATATTCCCAATACGGAAATGCTTCAGAAGCATTTGGGAAAGCCGCTTTGTGAGATTCCTGATCCCTTTGGCGAAGAGGAGAGTTTCTCGGGCTATATGAATGCCAAACTGAGGCGCTTTCTGGACCATTTTGGATTTGATTACGAGTTCAAGTCTTCGAAGGATCAGTATCGCGGTGGTGTCTTTAATCACGGTTTGCTGAGGATTCTCGAGAAGTACGACGACGTGCGTGGAATCATTCTCCCGACCCTTGGCCAAAAGCGCGATGACGAGGGCGATAAGTCTGCGTGGAGCCCTTTCATGCCTGTGTGCACGAACTGCGGAAAGGTTTACACCACACGCGTTGAGGAGGTTTATCCTGCGGATGGTGAACTGACGTATTCGTGTTCCAACGGTTTTGACTTCAAAGGAATTCAAGTGCCCGCTTGCGGTCATCGCGAGCGAATTCCGGTGACTGATGGCCGCGTCAAAGTAGGCTGGAAGGTAGATTGGGCGCTTCGTTGGTACGTCTTCGGAGTGGATTTTGAGATGTACGGCAAGGACTTGATCGAGTCCGCGAATCTCTCTTCGGAAATCGTCAAAGTCCTTGGTGGAGAGCCACCTGCGGGATTCTTCTACGAGATGTTCTTGGACGAAAATGGCCAGAAGATCTCTAAGTCCAAAGGAAACGGACTCGAAATCGATGAGTGGCTAAAGTACGGACCTCTTGAGAGTCTTTCGTGGTTTATTTATCAAAACCCGATCAAGGCCAAGAAGCTCTACTTCGACATGATTCCAAAGAGTGTGGACGACTATCTGAGCGACCGAGAGAAGTTTGGGCAGGAGTCAGAAGATCGAGTCAACAATCCGATCTTCTTCTTGGAGCAACCCGCAATTCGGCGCGGCGAGTCGGTGCAGTATAGCGCTGGAGTCAGCTACTCGATGCTTCTTAACCTGGTAAACGTGCTCAACACGGACGACTCCGAGATTGTATGGGACTACATCCTTCGCTACGCACCATCGGCAGATTCTGACCGCAAGACGATCGATGATATGATCGACAGAGCGCTACAGTTCTATCGAGATTTCATCGTGCCGACAAAGGTCTACGAAGTCCCCGAGGATGAGGCAGCTCTTGAGGCGCTCGGGGCTTTGGTCGCAGCGCTCAGAAACCCAGAGATCCAGGGTGCGGAGGCGTTGCAGAGCGCCACCTACTCGGCGGGCAAAGAGGCTGGAATGAAGCTCGGGGTTTGGTTCGCGACCATGTACAAGCTGCTGCTTGGACAAGAGCGTGGACCCCGACTTGGGACCTTCATTGACCTCTACGGTAAAGAAGAGACCCTTCGACTGCTCGAAGAAAAGCTCGGCCCCGAAAAGTGGGCTAAGGTCTCCGCTTAA
- a CDS encoding PEGA domain-containing protein — MSRESITRLGMAIIAGASIFACSSSVWAEDLTFEEAIGQAKTAYDAEDYDKAVELLLTANRIQPNSRLLLNIARSYARSGDCANAVAYFKAFSRADDAEDSLVKTANKEADELACDAFDDEASGRVMFSSVPTGASVSLDGKELGKTPFETVLLGQGEQKFVFTLEGYETFERTVKLSPQSDATVAASMQEKVEEVPEPVVVQEPVRIPSTGPDYTYHYVAGGIAGVGVGLVVLGLVSDLVLIPGTDEEREAFAPGTSDYQRLTEQRSSQATMALVGYIGGAALIAGGGGWLTYLLLQDQDEESLSVTPVFGSDHAGLSISGAF; from the coding sequence GTGAGTCGAGAAAGTATTACACGTTTGGGAATGGCCATCATTGCAGGCGCGAGCATCTTCGCGTGCTCGTCCAGCGTGTGGGCCGAGGATTTGACGTTTGAAGAAGCGATTGGGCAAGCCAAGACGGCTTATGATGCAGAAGACTACGATAAGGCGGTCGAGCTTTTGTTGACTGCGAATCGTATTCAGCCGAATTCTCGTCTCTTGCTCAACATTGCTCGGTCGTACGCGCGCAGTGGTGATTGTGCCAATGCAGTTGCGTACTTTAAGGCGTTTTCTCGCGCCGACGACGCTGAAGACTCGCTGGTAAAGACCGCCAATAAAGAGGCTGACGAGCTTGCGTGCGACGCGTTCGACGACGAAGCGTCAGGTCGCGTCATGTTCAGTTCCGTTCCTACTGGGGCTAGCGTTTCGCTCGATGGCAAGGAACTTGGAAAGACCCCTTTCGAGACCGTGCTCTTGGGCCAAGGTGAGCAGAAGTTCGTCTTCACATTAGAAGGCTACGAGACTTTTGAGAGAACCGTAAAACTTTCACCGCAGAGCGATGCAACGGTGGCAGCCTCCATGCAGGAAAAAGTCGAGGAAGTTCCCGAGCCCGTGGTTGTGCAAGAGCCAGTGCGCATTCCTAGCACTGGTCCTGATTACACGTATCACTATGTGGCAGGCGGTATTGCTGGGGTGGGCGTAGGGCTTGTCGTGCTCGGCTTGGTTTCTGACCTTGTTCTGATTCCGGGAACAGACGAGGAGCGTGAGGCGTTTGCCCCAGGCACGTCGGACTATCAGCGACTGACCGAGCAGCGATCCTCACAGGCGACTATGGCTTTGGTGGGCTATATTGGTGGTGCGGCGCTGATCGCTGGCGGCGGTGGTTGGTTGACATATCTGCTCCTCCAAGACCAAGATGAGGAGAGCTTGAGTGTTACGCCGGTCTTCGGGTCTGATCATGCAGGTCTGAGCATTTCCGGCGCGTTTTAA
- a CDS encoding acyl-CoA dehydrogenase → MSTPLTVLSEDEIMFQQAVRDWARKEVAPKVHAMDQAGQIDKSIIKGAFDLGLMGIEVPGQYGGSESSFMMAILAIEEIATIDPSVSVFVDVQNTLVNNAIHNFASDALKEKYFPKLCSEWVGSYALSEPASGSDAFALQTRAEDCGDHWKLNGTKLWITNGAEASFYIVFANIDPSKGYRGITGFLVEREFEGFSVGKKEDKLGIRASSTTELIMENCIVPKENVLGEVGKGYKVAIETLNEGRIGIGAQMIGLAKGAFDGAMAHMMEREQFGQKIAEFQGLQFQYAEVATRIEAARLMVYNAARLKDAGKPFVKEAAMAKLYSSQVAEYAASKCVEFHGGVGFTKEFLAEKFYRDAKIGTIYEGTSNMQLQTIAKLLLSERS, encoded by the coding sequence ATGAGCACGCCACTCACTGTGCTTAGCGAAGACGAAATCATGTTCCAACAAGCGGTCCGAGATTGGGCACGCAAGGAAGTTGCCCCTAAGGTCCATGCCATGGACCAGGCAGGCCAGATCGACAAAAGTATCATTAAGGGCGCGTTCGATTTGGGACTCATGGGAATCGAAGTCCCGGGACAATACGGTGGCTCCGAAAGCTCCTTCATGATGGCCATCCTCGCCATCGAAGAAATCGCGACCATCGACCCAAGCGTCTCGGTATTTGTCGACGTGCAGAATACTCTCGTCAACAACGCCATCCATAACTTTGCGTCCGACGCTCTCAAAGAGAAGTACTTCCCAAAACTTTGCTCCGAATGGGTCGGCTCCTACGCCCTGAGTGAGCCCGCGAGCGGATCCGACGCGTTCGCCCTTCAAACAAGAGCGGAAGATTGTGGTGATCACTGGAAGCTCAATGGCACCAAGCTATGGATTACGAACGGCGCCGAAGCTAGCTTCTATATTGTGTTCGCCAACATCGACCCATCCAAAGGGTACCGTGGAATCACCGGTTTCCTGGTCGAGCGTGAGTTCGAAGGGTTCAGCGTTGGTAAGAAGGAAGACAAACTTGGAATCCGCGCATCTTCGACCACAGAGCTCATCATGGAGAACTGCATCGTTCCCAAAGAGAACGTTCTCGGCGAAGTCGGCAAAGGCTATAAAGTTGCTATTGAGACCTTGAATGAAGGTCGCATCGGCATCGGAGCCCAAATGATCGGGCTCGCCAAGGGCGCATTTGATGGCGCCATGGCGCATATGATGGAGCGCGAACAATTCGGCCAAAAAATCGCTGAATTCCAAGGTCTTCAGTTCCAATATGCAGAAGTCGCGACGCGTATCGAAGCCGCTCGACTCATGGTCTACAACGCAGCCAGACTCAAAGACGCCGGCAAGCCGTTCGTCAAAGAAGCCGCAATGGCCAAACTCTATTCGAGCCAAGTCGCAGAATACGCCGCCTCAAAATGTGTCGAATTCCACGGCGGAGTCGGCTTCACCAAGGAGTTCCTCGCTGAGAAGTTCTACCGTGACGCAAAGATCGGGACGATCTACGAGGGCACCTCGAATATGCAGCTTCAAACCATCGCGAAACTGCTTCTTTCGGAACGTTCCTGA